One window from the genome of Alnus glutinosa chromosome 13, dhAlnGlut1.1, whole genome shotgun sequence encodes:
- the LOC133854013 gene encoding uncharacterized protein LOC133854013 gives MARDFSALVGAAHVDDPGVALEGSGGLLLLVMIIMSLSIISMLIFACAGGFSEKPPRTRSNGFAAGGAGCYTGGGGGDCCACACGGGGGGCGSFGGGGGGSVCGGGGGGTACGGGGC, from the coding sequence ATGGCGAGAGATTTTAGTGCTCTAGTTGGTGCTGCCCATGTTGATGATCCAGGTGTGGCGTTGGAGGGCTCGGGTGGCCTACTTTTGCTCGTCATGATTATCATGTCTCTCTCAATTATATCAATGCTCATTTTTGCTTGTGCTGGTGGTTTCTCGGAAAAACCTCCGCGAACTCGCAGCAACGGTTTTGCAGCCGGAGGCGCTGGCTGCTACACCGGAGGTGGGGGTGGGGATtgttgtgcttgtgcttgtggtggaggtggaggtggttgTGGAAGTTTTGGTGGAGGTGGGGGTGGGAGTGTTTGTGGTGGAGGCGGGGGTGGGACTGCTTGTGGTGGAGGTGGTTGTTGA
- the LOC133854014 gene encoding uncharacterized protein LOC133854014: MARDFGALVGAAHVDNPGVALEGSGGLLLLAMIIMSLSIISMLIFACADGFSKKPPRPRSRGFAAGGAGCYTRGGGGCACGGGGGGGGGGGGGGCGSSGGGGGGSVCGGGGGGGGC; this comes from the coding sequence ATGGCGAGAGATTTTGGTGCTCTAGTTGGTGCTGCCCATGTTGATAATCCAGGTGTGGCGTTGGAGGGCTCGGGTGGCCTACTTTTGCTCGCCATGATTATCATGTCCCTCTCAATTATATCAATGCTCATTTTTGCTTGTGCTGATGGTTTCTCGAAAAAACCTCCGCGACCTCGCAGCAGAGGTTTTGCAGCCGGAGGTGCCGGCTGCTACACCAGAGGTGGGGGTGGTTGTGCTtgtggtggaggtggaggtggaggtggaggtggaggtggaggtggttgTGGAAGTTCTGGCGGAGGCGGGGGTGGGAGTGTTtgtggtggaggtggaggtggaggtggttgTTGA